One part of the Salvelinus sp. IW2-2015 linkage group LG28, ASM291031v2, whole genome shotgun sequence genome encodes these proteins:
- the rad51b gene encoding DNA repair protein RAD51 homolog 2 isoform X2: protein MASKKLRRTGVSLEVCERLKRHQIETCQDLLSLTPLEVMCLAGQSYQQVLMLLQSVSQACAPSMTTALEVWKQRADLFFSTSLPALDRLLQGGLPRGTLTEVTGPSGCGKSQVCMMLSVLATLPKYMGGLDSGVIYIDTESAFSAERLVEIAQSRFPDYFCEKERVLEMAGRVHLFRELTCQDVLDRLERLEEDIISSKAGLVILDSVASVVRKEYDTTLPGNLTHRSNLLGQEAATLKYLAQAFHIPVVLTNQITTHVGDRGERGAASFRGASDERDSGYVTAALGNTWSHSVNTRLIVQYVDAHQRQIVIAKSPVAPFAVLNYTVQKEGIRLEGMKTRRHTKVCQ from the exons ATGGCAAGTAAAAAGCTCAGAAGAACAGGTGTGTCACTCGAAGTATGCGAACGACTCAAGCGCCACCAAATTGAAACTTGCCAG GACCTGCTGTCCCTCACACCTCTAGAGGTGATGTGCCTCGCGGGGCAGAGTTACCAGCAGGTGTTGATGCTGCTGCAATCAGTCAGCCAGGCCTGTGCCCCCTCAATGACCACC GCGTTGGAGGTGTGGAAGCAGAGGGCTGACCTGTTTTTCTCCACATCCCTACCTGCCCTGGACAGACTGCTTCAGGGAGGGCTACCACGGGGGACACTCACAGAG GTGACTGGCCCCTCAGGTTGTGGGAAGAGCCAGGTGTGTATGATGCTCAGTGTGCTGGCCACTCTGCCAAAGTACATGGGTGGCCTCGACAGCGGAGTCATCTACATAGATACGGAGTCTGCTTTCTCAGCAGAGAG GTTAGTGGAGATTGCTCAGAGCAGGTTTCCAGACTACTTCTGTGAGAAGGAGCGTGTGTTGGAGATGGCTGGACGTGTCCACCTTTTTCGGGAGCTCACGTGTCAGGATGTCCTGGACAG ACTGGAGAGGCTGGAGGAGGACATCATCTCCTCCAAGGCTGGGTTGGTGATTCTTGAYTCGGTGGCCTCAGTGGTGAGGAAGGAGTATGACACAACACTGCCTGGGAACCTCACTCACCGCAGCAACCTGCTGGGCCAGGAGGCTGCCACCCTCAAATACCTGGCTCAGGCCTTTCACatccct GTGGTCTTGACCAACCAGATCACGACGCATGTGGGCGATCGAGGAGAGAGAGGCGCTGCGTCATTCAGGGGAG CATCTGATGAGAGGGATTCTGGGTATGTGACGGCGGCGCTGGGGAACACATGGAGTCATAGCGTCAACACCCGCCTCATTGTCCAGTATGTAGATGCACACCAAAGACAG aTTGTGATAGCGAAGTCACCTGTGGCCCCGTTTGCTGTTCTAAACTACACCGTCCAGAAGGAGGGCATCCGTCTAGAGG